From a region of the Mycobacterium intracellulare ATCC 13950 genome:
- a CDS encoding response regulator codes for MAEDAAPATVMVVDDHPIWRDAVARDLAEGGFTVVATADGVAAAGRRAAVVKPDVVVMDMQLPDGNGAQATAAVLAASPSTRVLVLSASDEREDVLEAVKAGATGYLVKSASKSELAQAVTATAAGRAVFTPGLAGLVLGEYRRIAQSKDDGPARPSLTERETEVLRYVAKGLSAKQIAMKLSLSHRTVENHVQATFRKLQVANRVELARYAIEHGLDSEP; via the coding sequence GTGGCTGAGGATGCGGCGCCGGCGACGGTGATGGTGGTCGACGACCATCCGATCTGGCGTGATGCGGTCGCGCGCGACCTGGCCGAGGGCGGATTCACCGTGGTGGCCACGGCCGACGGGGTGGCCGCCGCGGGGCGGCGGGCGGCCGTGGTCAAACCCGACGTGGTGGTGATGGATATGCAGCTGCCCGACGGGAACGGCGCACAGGCCACCGCGGCGGTGCTCGCGGCGTCGCCGTCGACGCGGGTGCTGGTGCTGTCGGCCTCCGACGAACGTGAGGACGTCTTGGAAGCCGTCAAAGCCGGTGCGACGGGATACCTGGTCAAGAGCGCCTCGAAATCCGAACTGGCACAGGCTGTGACGGCGACGGCCGCGGGCCGGGCCGTGTTCACCCCGGGGCTGGCCGGACTGGTGCTGGGTGAATACCGGCGCATCGCGCAGAGCAAGGACGACGGCCCCGCCCGTCCCAGCCTGACCGAACGCGAGACAGAGGTGTTGCGGTACGTCGCAAAAGGGCTGTCCGCCAAGCAGATCGCCATGAAGCTGTCGTTGAGCCACCGCACGGTCGAAAACCATGTGCAGGCGACATTCCGTAAGCTTCAGGTCGCGAACCGGGTGGAATTGGCGCGCTACGCGATCGAGCATGGCCTGGACTCCGAACCGTGA